aattatagaaaataagTTTGTACTTTAGTCCTTatattctcaaaaattttaTGATTCATGACTCTAGAAATTTTGCAAACTGTTGTGAAAGGTCCATGCATCAGAACTACATTCTGGAGATAATATGCAAATTGCTTTCTTCCATTAAATGACTGGAGACATTACTACATTTTGGTTCTTGGACTCGCTAATTAAGAGGAAAAATTAATTGTCTTGCTGATTGTAAACTTCTCATGAAGTTGAAGATTGGAGGTATTTGCTTCAAACGAAATGAAATCGTTGGACTAGCATTCCAAGTTGCCATAATTAATCAAAACAACATAGAATCTGCTAGTCAACTATATTGATTCGAAGTTAATATCATGAtctatatacatataatatatattagaaggtatttttttttattgatttgatacAGTTAGATAATTCATCACCTAATTAATTAGAATCATCTAGGATCATACTTGATGTTATGGTCATATTAATCTTCTAGAATTACCACAGCTCTAATATAAAGCAGAAAATATTATATGCTTGTAAAAAGTACTGGTATTGGTCCCcaaaaaattattaaggaaAATCCCAAActttttaagaaataaatgaGAGGAGAATTCATGAACTATTGACATTtttaccacaaaaaaaaagaaaaaaaagaggaggaaaaCAACATACTCTTAAAAGgcataataaattattatagaAGTTGAGCAAGTTTAACTACTgttataaaagtaaaataagcatgagtttttatttcaaatttcttttttattttaaataaaaattaaaaaaatgattgaaaaaatatatatgagaattttgaatacaaattaattaatgaaTTATTAACACATGTCCAAATGTAAATAGTTGGGCATATGTGTATTAAATCTtgtatttattattttgaattactTTAAAACAAGTTGAGTATTAGGTACTCAAATAAAAAACCCAACTCGCCCAATGAATAAGTTGGGTTGTTCTTATCCAACCCAATAAAACCTATAACCCAATTGACCCAACCCATCCTTTAAAATTAATGAACGGGTTGGGTGGGTTGTTGGGTTTTTTTGCCTGCTCTATTGAGGAGTTAAGGGGAGTTAGTTTCTTCAGGACAATTGCTGTAACCTGACTGCTATTTTATTCTATGTTATAGCTTtaattacccaaaaaaaaaaaactacgaGTGAGGGCATATACTGTGAGTCCACAGGTCGATTACAGTGACACTTACCGTAACACTTGCAAATTATCTATCATTTCAGTCTTCACATCGACAGCTGATACGAACACATCACCTTTTTGGAGATAATGGTCCATCCACGGTGAGCCAACTCGTGTGACTGCATCTACTCTGGCTTCATGCACGAGCACAAAGGTGATAATCATCCACTTGGTTGCATCCTTTCAGAACGATAGATACCAGAAGTTACGTTGTACATATATaatattttgggataatttcagaaacctcccttgaggtatATAAAATTTCACCTACCTTCTTTATCAGTTTGACAAAACTAAATATTTCTATCAAAGGTCACAAATTCATAACATTACTCTTACTCTTAATAACTATTTAAtcaaaaaaataagataaaattttaaaccaaaatatgtagattaaaaaaataaattgataTCTAATAATGGTCCATATTTCTCTATATCAAGATCATAGTGGAACAACAAAGAACGTAGATAAATTAAATCTAATTAAAGCCAACCACTTGGAAAGATTTTGGTAAGTAATTGAcactttgaaaaattttgtggACAGTTATATTTTAGGAAGTCAAGAAATTTTTTaggaaatatattttaatacatGATGTAGTGTAAGTTATATTGTAAACTAAAATAATCTCTTCATACATGTGACTTTTTCAAGGCGTAAATTTTTCAatacaacaaaaataaatagttctgatattaagagaaaccttAGGGGATATTAAGAATTTACACCATATAAAAAATTTCAaggtgatattaagagaaacctcaTGGAGgcttctgatattatccctttaaattttataaataagTGGGGGAAGGATTAACCTCTTCATGCCAGTAATGAAGgcccaggaaaaaaaaaacttaattgGAAGTAAGTGAACCCCATAAAAATGTGgatagaaaatataaaaaaaaaagattgtcGATGATGACAATTATTTTTACCTTTCTTCCATGTCAGGATAGACCTATTGTATTCCCTGACTAGAGCTTGTCTAATCTAGTGAAAGAGCCTGAATACAGATGAAGGCAATCAAGGGCAAAGCAATCAAGATCATTTGAAAGTTGTTCTACTTCAAATGAACaagatgcttttttttttttttttttttttttttttttttttttttttgtcaaactatGAAGTACCGCCCACTTTCTCTATACAGCGACATACCCATAAGAAGTCTTTTGTAGTGTTGTGACAAATCCAGGCCTCTACCATAAAGAAATCAAGAATTGCAACTCCTCCTTTCCAGTACCTCATCCAGGAGTTAGTATATTTCTTGCGGATTTAGggaattcttttcttttgctcataTTCCCTCTCAAATGGCTTTGATAGGAGGAGTTTCCACTTCTTACCTGTTCACTTTTACTTGAATCGTTTCATTCAAAATCGTATAACAACTCTGCTCGATATGCCACTCATGCACCTCACAGAAAATGTAAAGAAACAAACAACCTTATGATAAGTTCCATAATTTTTCATATGGAAAGCAGTACAAGCTTTCAATATTACAGAGTCATACATTATTCACTGGAGAGATAGAGCATACATGGCTCCTTATTGTTCTTACTTAAAACTGAAATTAAGTAGAGGTAACAGACTTGAGaatatcttcatttttctttatgaACACCACCGGGTAAGGCTGACCACCTAAAGCCAGTCGCCTGGTTCCATCGTCATCATGATAGATGCCAACATATTTGCAAATCGCTTCAGAACTGGAGTCACAAACTGTGGGACAGAAAACAAGCTTGTAACCTTGAACACCGACGGCTTCAATCTTAAACCAATTGGCCATGGTTTCACATCCCGAGTTCCCTTCAACTCCGTCAGTCAGTACAAAGTGTTGTTCGAGTGCCTCGTTGAAATGAACCTTCCACACATTTGATCCACTACAAAAATCAATAATTGGTGGTTCAGCGAACTTGATGTTCAAATCAGTGGAAACACGAACCACGCCTTCTTCTGGGTTCACCGGTGTAAAAGTTACTGGAAGGCCTCGTTTGAGCCACGCCTGAGCCACTGCCAGAGGGCAAATTTCATTGCCTGGGCCCTTGCCATAAGTTACACCGCCGCCAGGGCGGAAGGTGGTCCCCATGTAGTACTCGACACCGGGGCGGATTTCGTCCCCGTTGGTGTCGAGCACTGGATTAGGCTCTTcaacagcaaaagaaaggaaagagtTGAAGagtagaaaagaaaggaagagaagtAATTTCTTCATTGTGAGCTGCAAGGTGTGTACGAAGTCTAGGAAGTATTCAGTGCAATTGTGCTGATGTCGAGCTATGTTGCTCGCTTTATATAGCTGAATGAACTCAAAGGTGATGATAAAGTTTTGTTTCCAACTACTGTGGTCCACCGTTACACGTGTGCTTGTACCGTTCAATTGATCTTGTAACTGCATTTTTTCATGGCTTTCAAAACCGTAGTAGCGTTCATTCGATTCGATGCAATATATGGTTTATGAAGAAATTTTCTGGAAAATGCTTTACATGAAGAAGATTTATTCTTGACATCTTCTTGTGCTTGGTgtcattaaatatttttaaaattgatCTCAAAATTTGTAATTTGAAGGGAAAATATTGTGAATGGTAAAAGGAAGTTTTGAAATTCATAAGTAGGGTataacttttttaaaaaaattataaagggGAATTGGTAAGTATTCATTCAATCAAATATATACTACACTTAATTACTAGATTACCAAATTATCCTTATTTCATTGAAACACTCTATTGGCCAAATCTGCCCAGACtattaggtttttttttttcaattagattttgtatatttttgtGTACAATTGCCCAATAACTATTAGTTTGGAAAGTAAAGTACATCTTGTGCTTCAGTGATTTCTTTTGGTCGCTATTGTTTTTGTTatatattttcttactttaatTCTCAATTTAGCAATATGTATTGAGCTCTATTTCAATTTTCTATCGTACGAAAAATTAAGTTCAGCCtataaaatgaattttcaatGCAAGTTAGAAAACCTGGTAAGCTGCTGTCTTAAATCCTCAATGatattaaatttattatttcGTAAAAATGATAATTAAGTGTTCACTTCTAAATTTTATTCCAAGGTTATTgttaattttagaaaaattaattttgaatcaaaaaaatttcttttaaataggaaaaaacttttattttctttctctaagaaagaaaaagctAAGTGAGAAAAATTTACCCCATGAGAGCTTTAAATGTAAAATTATATGCCTCACAAGTTGGTTAAACATTTATGAACCTCAGGAGCTCATTAAGCGTTTATGAGCACGTGCTTGTTTTCAAATGtcaattgttatttaattaggAGAGGACCAGCTGCGTTGTAATATAGGGACAGGTGTAAGaatggcaatggggcggggaCCTCATTAAGCGTTTATGAGCACGTGCTTGTTTTCAAATGTCAATTGTTATTTTATTACGAGAGGGCCAGCTGCGTTGTAATATAGGGAAGGTATAAGGATGGCAACGAGCTGCCCCTGCCCCTTCCCCCGTCCCTTGCTCCCCCACCCTGTTCCTGGATGCGggactaataaaaatttgttatataattttattatagttaaattttagtaaataattatgtactaaaatattaacacattaccaaattattattaattgtaatttcacaattgaaacttataaaaacaatcaaacaaaagttatttgaatacaatccaacatgatgaaataaatacaactaaagtagtcaaattttcacttttggcacaaatacaatcactaatttattattgtacttgtgcatttttttgagaaaaaattgttattgtattaagtgtaattaggcatttaatataaatgtattaggaaatttagtataaccaattaataatttgtattagtacacatatataattattagtataattgataatatcaattatattacacatactaatatacattatataatacatataactaataatatcattatcataaatttgtaactaattaaattatatacttTTATATATacaattatatacatatatattttttatatttattttattaaagcGGGTGGCGGGCCGGACGATGGGGTGGGGGTACACTCTCCCACCCCCCCACCCCGTTTCTCAGtgggggaaaaaaaattcccccagtccccgccccaacccccacCCCATTAGCACCCTGTGGGGCACCCATTGCCATCCTTAGACAGGTGGCATACTTTCAATCGCTCCGATCCTCGGCCCTGAAAGAGCCCTTTACCAGATCTCACCCTAAATATTTGATATCTATAATAAATTTGACATCagcaaacaaattttttttcataatagGAGTAGTGATTTTTTAGAATTCTAAGTCAAGTAAATCACAGTTATTTGAGAGTGATTTTCTGGAATTCTAAATCAGTAACagatattcaaatttaaaaaaggGTGTAAACAGTGATGGAAAACATCATATGCTGCTGAGAGGGTTGAGAATAATTCTAATTAtagatttataatttataaatttttgttttatgtgatttgtCATTGGTTGAGTTATTGATGCAGTGATTGGGAAGGAATAACCAAATTGGTTTCGAGTAGGATTggattaataaaattatatgaGTTATTACTGGTGACAAATTTTTAGAATGAAATATGATAAGGGAACTGATGGTCGGATACGATTTTCAATGGGATCGGAACAAACTTTCATATCAATCAGATGTGCTTTTATTTCTACTTATATATTTTTGTATCTAATGCAGTCTTTACATCCACGACAAATTCAAACGCATGATTATGCGAGACAAAATTGTCCCTTCTGGGCAATTATTTGATATGCCAAGAGGTGCAAGTTATGCCACGTTTTCCTAGTACCAATCTCCCCTCAAATCACTGTACTGCCTCCAGGCTCTGGACTCCCACGGACCACGGACAGGAACGGTTGCAAGTGCAATCGTTTTTAGTaattttgtgtattttatatattatataattttatttataCATGACGTAATTTTATTTATACAACGTATAACTTTAGAATAAATTTCTGTGGGCCTCACACATATTTTAAAAAACGAAGTATAAGAAGTGGTTTAAATCGTAtaatttttttgggtcaaatcttGACCGTGAACAGCTCAGGAGCAGTCTATCTGATGACCGCTCCTGCCCCTCATCCGGACTCCCTCCATCCCTTATCAACTCCGAATCCTGCTTCCTACCCTCCATGCGGGAtatggggcagggacggtcatcagaaGGACCGTCCCTGATCAGTTCACGGTCAatatttggtcaaaaaaaattgtacgatttaaatttcattttgtatCTCAATTTTAATAATGTGTGGGACCcataaaattttgttctaaagttacacgttattgaaagtaaaatacatCATATATAAACAAAATTATGCGCTATACAAAATACACATAACTGACAGGAACGGTTGCACCCGTGTCCCCTCCATGCATACCCCAATCATCACCACTCCTTCCTTATCTGCTCCTTCCCCAAAAGTCACTGCTCCCTTCGTACCCCAATCATCATCACCATATTATCCACACCTTATTTCCTCTGTCTTCCCTCCCCAAAAATTGTGACGGCTCCCTTCCTTCTCTGTGCCTCCATAGACACCTACTCTTGAAAtctttctccattttttttataagaaaaaattTATGTGGATTCGACTTGATCGCTTACAAATCGTTCACTAATGTAACTCTTACATCAATAGCAATTTTCAAACAAACGACCTTTTACTATAAATGTGGACCGCCATTGTCAACTGACCCAACTTGTGTTGGTGAGATCCTTCTCCGTTGGAACCACTGCCACTCTCCTTCTTCATGATTTCTTTCCCTCTTTCATTTCCTAAGATGCTTTaaggttatatatatatatatatatatgttttgggGTTAAGCTCATAATTACTGAACCCCAAATATATATATCCAAAATAATAAACCAAATCCAAGCAGAAATTACCGAAAAAGAAAACTGAAGATGTGGGGAGGGGGTTTGGGAAATCTTACAAGAAGTGTGGGATGGAATTTGGGTAAGAAAGGCAAAAGAAACCTGATCTTGAGAATCGTTGCTTATTAGATTTTGATTTGTGCTCGTATGTATTTCAAAAGAGAAATTTAAAAAGatttggaaaataaaaaagaagaagaagaagatgaatgAGAGACATGGGAGTGCAGAGCGTTGCAAAGTGAAGCAAAGACTTATGCTGAATGTTTTTACTTTTCTGTGAGTTTTGATGATATGGCAATTTCATCGTTACCTGGTTTACAAGTGGCCTGTAGACCGAGTCTACACAAGTTGTTGCCATCCATCCTCAGTCAGCTAACTTGTGTGATCGCGTCCGCATTAGATCGATGCGCGAGGACCAATTTCATATATACAAATAATTTCTTTTGAATCTACAAAATGATAGAAACCACTAGTTACGTTGTACATAAGTAAtaatttcttttgaaaactgTCACTAAAACTAGTTTTCAGTGGCATATGttctttttgggttttttttattatggtctagaaaacaaattttgagatttttattac
This genomic window from Coffea eugenioides isolate CCC68of unplaced genomic scaffold, Ceug_1.0 ScVebR1_224;HRSCAF=863, whole genome shotgun sequence contains:
- the LOC113756386 gene encoding 21 kDa seed protein-like encodes the protein MKKLLLFLSFLLFNSFLSFAVEEPNPVLDTNGDEIRPGVEYYMGTTFRPGGGVTYGKGPGNEICPLAVAQAWLKRGLPVTFTPVNPEEGVVRVSTDLNIKFAEPPIIDFCSGSNVWKVHFNEALEQHFVLTDGVEGNSGCETMANWFKIEAVGVQGYKLVFCPTVCDSSSEAICKYVGIYHDDDGTRRLALGGQPYPVVFIKKNEDILKSVTST